A section of the Malania oleifera isolate guangnan ecotype guangnan chromosome 2, ASM2987363v1, whole genome shotgun sequence genome encodes:
- the LOC131148255 gene encoding DEK domain-containing chromatin-associated protein 4-like, with translation MEMPPMERELRGTEEVTIRIEKMGKEHEIAMERVQEKLKISKGDDSQVLHVNSKDEGRWKILARSRGAKNNGNSKNIGANSMRSRRFSEDAKGSESYMALRLGRLKELDGHQNDTSSRKKHEPNQENRELETSSKLKQGEGMVNDNHLMLGDREEGAASNDQRTKLDGEGKSENNSGDTEKTMLDEFSQTKTEEASNIQKQVDRVNKVDSNDKRKEAAEGQEGLEIADIRESETDLFKESNLTSEENKDKSEEQRDESNF, from the exons AACATGAAATTGCTATGGAAAGAGTGCAAGAAAaactcaaaatatcaaaaggaGATGACAGTCAGGTGCTTCATGTGAATTCTAAAG ATGAAGGGCGATGGAAAATACTGGCTAGAAGTAGGGGGGCTAAGAACAATGGGAATTCTAAGAATATTGGAGCTAATAGCATGAGAAGCAGAAGATTTTCTGAAGATGCAAAGGGAAGTGAAAGCTATATGGCTTTGAGACTTGGGAGACTGAAGGAACTGGATGGTCATCAAAATGACACAAGCTCAAGAAAGAAACATGAACCCAATCAGGAAAACAGGGAGTTGGAAACATCCAGCAAATTAAAACAAGGTGAAGGTATGGTGAATGATAATCATCTTATGCTGGGGGATAGAGAAGAGGGAGCAGCTTCTAATGATCAAAGAACCAAACTAGATGGAGAAGGAAAGAGTGAAAATAATTCAGGGGACACAGAAAAGACCATG CTGGATGAATTCAGTCAAACAAAAACTGAAGAAGCAAGCAACATCCAAAAACAAGTGGACAGGGTCAACAAAGTAGATAGCAATGATAAACGAAAAGAAGCTGCGGAAGGACAGGAAGGCTTGGAGATTGCAGATATTCGAGAATCAGAAACAGATTTATTCAAGGAATCAAATTTGACATCGGAAGAAAATAAAGACAAGTCAGAGGAGCAAAGAGATGAGTCCAACTTCTAG
- the LOC131147698 gene encoding uncharacterized protein LOC131147698 isoform X2, translating into MASRLLTAARQAAALSRIPSPNPVSQPSILLQRRGLAGAADHHGPPKVSCWQDPMSPSKWKEEHFVIVSLSGWGLLFFGGYKFFTRGKKDKEQNLVEASH; encoded by the exons ATGGCTTCACGATTGTTGACGGCGGCTCGCCAAGCTGCAGCCCTATCTCGGATCCCGTCTCCGAATCCAGTGTCTCAACCCTCCATCCTGCTTCAACGCCGTGGCCTCGCAGGCGCTGctg ATCATCATGGACCTCCGAAGGTTAGTTGTTGGCAAGATCCAATGAGCCCATCTAAATGGAAAGAAGAACAT TTTGTAATTGTCTCTTTATCTGGTTGGGGTTTGCTTTTCTTTGGGGGGTACAAGTTCTTTACCCGAGGCAAAAAAGACAAGGAACAG AATTTGGTGGAAGCATCACACTAG
- the LOC131147698 gene encoding uncharacterized protein LOC131147698 isoform X1 gives MASRLLTAARQAAALSRIPSPNPVSQPSILLQRRGLAGAADHHGPPKVSCWQDPMSPSKWKEEHFVIVSLSGWGLLFFGGYKFFTRGKKDKEQVLLHTLKNDH, from the exons ATGGCTTCACGATTGTTGACGGCGGCTCGCCAAGCTGCAGCCCTATCTCGGATCCCGTCTCCGAATCCAGTGTCTCAACCCTCCATCCTGCTTCAACGCCGTGGCCTCGCAGGCGCTGctg ATCATCATGGACCTCCGAAGGTTAGTTGTTGGCAAGATCCAATGAGCCCATCTAAATGGAAAGAAGAACAT TTTGTAATTGTCTCTTTATCTGGTTGGGGTTTGCTTTTCTTTGGGGGGTACAAGTTCTTTACCCGAGGCAAAAAAGACAAGGAACAGGTACTTCTGCATACCCTAAAAAATGATCATTAG